AAACAATTCGTTTTCTCAACTTTTCTTAACCAAGAGAAACATTGAAGAACTTAATGAATTTAAAGAGTTGCCCAACGTTTTCATTAGTTCTAATAACAAGGAAGCAATCACAGCATCTGATGTGCTAATTTTTGCAGTACAACCAACACATTTAGAAGCTCTTTTAAAAGAAACTGATTCTCTGTTATCAGATAATCATATAGTAATTTCTACAGTTGCTGGTTTTTCTATTGAAAAAATGGAAGCTCTTATTGGTTCAGATACTACTATTATCAGAGCCATGCCTAATACTGCTATTGCCGTTGGAAAATCGATGACTTGTCTTAGTGGTAATACTCAAAAGAAGGAAGATTTAAAAATAGCTACAACTATTTTCAATCAACTAGGAACTTCTATGATTATTCCTGAAAATCAAATGCAAGCAGCCACCGTAATATGTGCTAGTGGAATTGCTTTTTGGATGCGCTTAATACGGGCAACTACACAAGCCGCTATTCAGTTAGGTTTTGACGCCAAAGAAGCACAAGAGCTCGCTATGCATACCAGCGAAGGTGCTGCCAACCTACTCATAGCTACAGGAAATCATCCTGAAGAAGAAATCGATAAAGTTACCACTCCAAAAGGCTGTACCATTGAAGGTTTGAATGAAATGGAACATAAAGGTTTAAGTGCCGCCTTAATACAGGGAATGGTAGCCTCTTTTAACAAAATTAATACCATAAAAAAAGAAAACTAATGAGTTTATTTAACGTATATCCTCTATTTGATATTACCCCAGTAACCGCCAACGATGTATATGTATACGACGATAAAGGCACAGAGTATTTAGATTTATATGGCGGACATGCCGTAATTTCTATCGGGCATTCACACCCTACCTATGTAAAAAACATTAGCCAGCAGGTAGCTAAACTAGGTTTTTATAGCAACGCTATTCAGAATCCGTTACAAGTTGAGTTAGCTTCGCAACTAGAAAACATTTCAGGTTGTAAAGATTATCAATTATTTTTATGCAATTCGGGAGCTGAGGCTAATGAAAATGCCTTAAAACTAGCCTCTTTTCATACTGGTAAGCAAAAGGTAATTGCCTTTAAGAACTCGTTTCACGGGCGTACTTCTGCAGCCGTAGCAGCAACTGA
The nucleotide sequence above comes from Tenacibaculum singaporense. Encoded proteins:
- the proC gene encoding pyrroline-5-carboxylate reductase, which codes for MKIAIIGTGNLGKSIAKGLIQNNSFSQLFLTKRNIEELNEFKELPNVFISSNNKEAITASDVLIFAVQPTHLEALLKETDSLLSDNHIVISTVAGFSIEKMEALIGSDTTIIRAMPNTAIAVGKSMTCLSGNTQKKEDLKIATTIFNQLGTSMIIPENQMQAATVICASGIAFWMRLIRATTQAAIQLGFDAKEAQELAMHTSEGAANLLIATGNHPEEEIDKVTTPKGCTIEGLNEMEHKGLSAALIQGMVASFNKINTIKKEN